In a single window of the Lebetimonas sp. JH292 genome:
- a CDS encoding FliH/SctL family protein encodes MSKIISNENSNKHIVKPYKFKELDNSETEEVIIEKKDEQIVKEEINMQKNTKSSNELIERLLAKIEEMSNNIVNIENSFQNQLNECKKQTDIEKQKAFEEGYKKGIREGKKEIEDIFSEKMKLLETSIEKIDKINETFEEKIVSIEKELISVALDIAKEVIQKEISENSKEIAYNLAKSLMDEVKDATKIKIKVNPKDAEFLKNKDLKNVEIIEDPAIKEGGVVIISDIGNIDAEIINRFKAIKESILEERNSEN; translated from the coding sequence TTGAGTAAAATAATTTCTAATGAAAATTCTAATAAACATATTGTCAAACCTTATAAATTTAAAGAATTAGATAATAGTGAAACGGAAGAAGTAATAATTGAAAAAAAAGATGAGCAAATTGTAAAGGAAGAAATTAATATGCAAAAAAACACGAAATCAAGCAATGAATTGATAGAAAGACTGCTCGCTAAAATTGAAGAGATGAGTAATAATATTGTAAATATTGAAAACAGTTTTCAAAATCAGTTAAATGAATGTAAAAAACAGACGGATATTGAAAAACAAAAAGCTTTTGAAGAAGGGTACAAAAAAGGAATCCGGGAGGGTAAAAAAGAGATTGAAGATATTTTCAGTGAAAAAATGAAATTATTGGAAACTTCAATCGAAAAAATAGATAAAATAAATGAAACGTTTGAAGAGAAAATAGTGTCTATTGAAAAAGAGCTTATTTCTGTAGCACTCGATATAGCAAAAGAGGTAATCCAAAAAGAAATCAGTGAAAATTCTAAAGAAATAGCTTATAACTTGGCCAAATCTTTAATGGATGAGGTAAAAGATGCTACAAAAATAAAAATAAAAGTTAATCCAAAAGATGCTGAATTTCTAAAAAACAAAGATTTAAAAAATGTTGAAATTATTGAAGATCCCGCTATAAAAGAAGGCGGGGTTGTTATAATAAGCGACATAGGAAATATTGACGCAGAAATAATTAACAGGTTTAAAGCTATAAAAGAGTCGATTTTAGAGGAGAGAAACAGTGAAAATTGA
- the fliG gene encoding flagellar motor switch protein FliG: MALTPQQQAILDELSMPEKIAILLIQLGEDLTAQIFSYMDVDSITEISKYIATAKAIDKAVAAAVLEEFYVIFQSNQYIASGGLEYAKEILYKALGPEEAKKVLDKLSKSLQSEQTFGFLQKVKPQQLADFTVNEHPQTIALILAHMDPTSAAETLSYFPDELRAEVLIRMSNLGDISPQIIKKVSAILETKLESLTGYKVEIGGVRFVAEIFNRLGQKAAKDTLKYIEQINSDLAEKIKEKMFTFEDILKLDNTAIREILKEADKNTLMIALKGAPEELKQKFLSNMSQRASQAFEEEMQFLGPVKVKDVEAAQRKIVEIVQKLAEEGKIAVGAEEEVIE; encoded by the coding sequence ATGGCACTAACACCCCAGCAGCAGGCGATTTTAGATGAATTATCAATGCCTGAAAAAATAGCTATTTTATTGATTCAACTGGGCGAAGATTTAACAGCTCAGATTTTTTCTTATATGGATGTTGATTCAATCACTGAAATTAGTAAATATATAGCAACAGCGAAAGCTATAGATAAAGCTGTCGCCGCCGCTGTTTTAGAAGAATTTTATGTAATATTTCAATCCAATCAATATATTGCGAGTGGCGGTCTTGAGTATGCAAAAGAAATTCTTTATAAAGCTTTAGGTCCTGAAGAAGCCAAAAAAGTTTTGGATAAGCTTTCCAAATCCCTTCAAAGTGAGCAGACATTTGGTTTTTTACAAAAAGTAAAACCCCAACAGCTTGCAGATTTTACTGTAAATGAGCATCCTCAGACGATTGCTTTGATTTTGGCTCATATGGATCCAACAAGTGCGGCTGAAACTCTCAGTTATTTTCCCGATGAATTAAGAGCAGAAGTATTAATCAGAATGAGCAATTTAGGGGATATTTCTCCTCAGATAATTAAAAAAGTAAGTGCTATTCTTGAAACTAAACTTGAATCACTTACAGGATATAAAGTGGAAATCGGAGGTGTAAGATTTGTTGCTGAAATATTCAACAGACTTGGTCAGAAAGCTGCGAAAGATACATTAAAATATATTGAACAGATTAATTCTGATCTGGCTGAAAAGATAAAAGAAAAAATGTTTACATTCGAAGATATACTTAAACTCGATAATACCGCTATAAGGGAAATTTTAAAAGAGGCAGATAAAAATACATTGATGATTGCCCTAAAAGGTGCACCTGAAGAGCTTAAGCAAAAATTTTTGTCCAATATGTCTCAACGTGCTTCCCAGGCTTTCGAAGAAGAGATGCAGTTTTTGGGGCCAGTCAAAGTAAAAGATGTTGAAGCAGCACAGAGAAAAATAGTTGAAATTGTACAAAAACTTGCTGAAGAAGGTAAAATAGCAGTGGGTGCCGAGGAGGAGGTAATTGAGTAA